From Nitrospinota bacterium, a single genomic window includes:
- the hypB gene encoding hydrogenase nickel incorporation protein HypB: MSRTILIEKKILEKNDVAAARIRQKLIADNTVVVNIMSGPGAGKTTLLEETVRRLAGKINVGVIEGDIATDNDARRVENAGAEWVVQINTGGACHLEAGMIERALEAAPRGMELLIIENVGNLVCPSSFDLGDDWKVVMASVTEGLDKPKKYPGMYRKSHALVLNKMDLAPYVNVSPDSFVKEALEVNPSLSVFLTAATKGDGVDEWCAWLASLKKRPANA, encoded by the coding sequence ATGAGCCGCACGATCCTCATCGAAAAAAAGATACTGGAAAAGAACGACGTGGCGGCCGCCCGCATCCGGCAAAAGCTCATCGCGGACAACACCGTGGTGGTGAACATCATGAGCGGCCCCGGCGCGGGAAAGACCACCCTGCTGGAAGAAACCGTCCGCCGCCTCGCCGGGAAAATAAACGTCGGCGTCATCGAGGGGGACATCGCCACCGACAACGACGCGCGCCGCGTGGAGAACGCCGGGGCGGAGTGGGTGGTGCAGATCAACACCGGCGGCGCGTGCCACCTCGAGGCGGGAATGATCGAACGGGCGCTGGAGGCCGCGCCGCGCGGGATGGAGCTGCTCATCATCGAAAACGTCGGCAACCTCGTCTGCCCCAGCAGCTTCGACCTCGGCGACGACTGGAAGGTGGTTATGGCCTCCGTCACCGAAGGGCTGGACAAGCCGAAAAAATATCCCGGCATGTACCGCAAAAGCCACGCGCTGGTGCTGAACAAGATGGACCTCGCGCCGTATGTGAACGTTTCGCCGGACTCCTTCGTGAAAGAAGCGCTGGAGGTGAACCCGTCGCTGAGCGTTTTCCTCACCGCCGCCACCAAAGGGGACGGCGTTGACGAATGGTGCGCTTGGCTGGCATCGCTGAAAAAACGCCCGGCGAACGCATGA
- the hypA gene encoding hydrogenase maturation nickel metallochaperone HypA, translated as MHELSVAQSMMAVALENAAANNAKKILRIGLVVGKMSGVSVDALRFAFDAVKADTIASGAELVIKETAANARCGACGKSFEAGQYDFSCPSCGAPVFPKGGDELYVKELEIE; from the coding sequence ATGCACGAGCTTTCGGTGGCGCAATCGATGATGGCCGTGGCGCTTGAAAACGCCGCCGCCAACAACGCGAAGAAAATCCTGCGCATTGGGCTGGTGGTGGGAAAAATGTCCGGCGTGTCGGTGGACGCGCTCCGCTTCGCGTTCGACGCGGTAAAGGCCGATACCATCGCCAGCGGCGCCGAACTGGTGATAAAGGAGACCGCCGCCAACGCCCGCTGCGGCGCGTGCGGCAAAAGCTTCGAGGCGGGGCAATACGATTTTTCCTGCCCCTCGTGCGGCGCGCCGGTGTTTCCCAAAGGCGGTGACGAACTCTACGTCAAGGAACTGGAGATAGAATGA